In the genome of Ptychodera flava strain L36383 chromosome 13, AS_Pfla_20210202, whole genome shotgun sequence, one region contains:
- the LOC139147129 gene encoding E3 ubiquitin-protein ligase DTX3L-like, which produces MSTIAIGLISPLSSTCQIAVDCRAKGDCEICADEGVDLKSMKCCENTFCSKCFDRHFSFDGKCPFCTTIVLVRKGNQPDGEMSHTVNHSYHLPGYEGAGTITITYSFPNGTQQSNHPHPGMPYYGTYRTAYLPANEEGKQVLQLLRRAFDMRHVFTVDKSVTTGIDNCVVWNGIHHKTNTHGGTAGFGYPDPTYLSRVRHELAAVGIF; this is translated from the exons ATGTCGACGATAGCGATAGGTTTGATATCACCGTTGTCGTCAACTTGTCAGATTGCTGTCGACTGTCGTGCGAAAGGAGACTGTGAAATATGTGCCGATGAGGGCGTTGACCTAAAATCCATGAAATGTTGTGAAAACACTTTTTGCTCCAAATGCTTTGATCGTCATTTCAGCTTTGATGGCAAATGTCCGTTCTGTACAACGATAGTTTTGGTCAGGAAAGGCAACCAGCCTGATGGCGAAATGTCACATACTGTAAACCATTCCTACCATCTTCCAGGCTATGAAGGAGCCGGGACAATCACAATTACGTACTCCTTTCCCAATGGCACACAACAG AGTAACCATCCACATCCTGGCATGCCATATTATGGTACGTACAGAACAGCGTATTTACCAGCCAATGAAGAAGGCAAACAAGTCCTACAGCTTCTAAGAAGAGCATTTGACATGAGGCATGTGTTCACCGTGGATAAATCAGTCACAACTGGCATTGACAACTGTGTAGTGTGGAATGGTATACACCATAAGACAAACACCCATGGGGGTACTGCAGG GTTTGGTTATCCAGACCCAACTTATCTGTCAAGAGTCAGACATGAACTGGCAGCAGTTGGAATCTTTTAG